Proteins encoded within one genomic window of Diorhabda sublineata isolate icDioSubl1.1 chromosome 1, icDioSubl1.1, whole genome shotgun sequence:
- the LOC130445773 gene encoding uncharacterized protein LOC130445773, whose translation MINHLCQEYIKNTKMNDFAIDIIPKVQVEIMKHVVVVFACLLTITQSLPFTILCEDSEKEHQRICWLDAEQLNARHTEESSFSFDYPMEQKRNSEISSALNMLYGRPNIKRNPELSSALMSYMRNSGYRN comes from the exons ATGATCAATCATCTGTGTCAAGAATATATAAAGAACACCAAAATGAATGATTTTGCTATTGATATCATACCAAAGGTACAG GTTGAAATAATGAAGCACGTAGTAGTTGTGTTCGCTTGCTTATTAACCATTACTCAGTCTCTGCCTTTTACGATACTATGTGAAGATTCAGAG AAAGAACATCAACGTATTTGTTGGTTAGATGCGGAGCAACTTAACGCTAGACATACAGAAGagtcttctttttcttttgattatcCAATGGAGCAGAAGCGAAATTCTGAAATAAGTAGTGCTTTGAACATGTTGTATGGTCGACCGAACATAAAACGAAATCCCGAACTTTCTAGCGCTTTAATGAGTTATATGAGAAATTCGGGCTACAGAAACTGA
- the LOC130452009 gene encoding zinc finger protein 568-like, with product MEKQDFLETGEMNNLPIESSIHREDTLDDYDLFLLAQLDNITNQLAADTYDIPMLHNLDLTSHESENSNNILPEPEQILDENIILNNVQELTSHIPEASNNCVQDAINNGNMIQKHIDESSNLYQVWYKIENGKHVKSWMCNVCQKVFIHHYTLMRHLTTHKDERKYQCITCGKAFNQMSTLCQHRAVHSTERPYICEICKKTFNRVSTLISHRKTHTGLKPHACHLCTKAFHQKGNLRNHIFTHTNARPHKCDICEKGFNQMSNLMCHKIKAHQITEKPKYICQVCNKRYAKHIILKLHEQYCHKMISTSILSTEDKQHNTNAIFVEPINTEAMRLAIESNVIPFALFCPENGVPVLVTVVPAGEKQMLLPASVEDLKSLCSLSNNCKNDKTSVEGKLQVKIPIVATVVQQNDFGGKLSISVVNPGPNQLFGNHSEIISFKVDNFANGSTFTNYDENTFSVMGERY from the exons ATggaaaaacaagattttttagAAACGGGTGAGATGAATAATTTACCAATTGAAAG CTCTATACATAGAGAAGACACGTTGGACGATTATGATTTGTTTCTATTGGCCCAATTGGACAATATAACGAATCAATTAGCCGCCGACACTTATGATATACCAATGTTACATAACCTAGATTTAACTTCGCACGAATcagaaaattcaaataatatattaccAGAACCGGAACAAAttcttgatgaaaatattattttgaataacgTTCAAGAATTAACTTCGCACATACCAGAAGCGTCGAACAATTGCGTACAAGATGctataaataatggaaatatgaTACAAAAACATATAGACGAAAGCAGTAATTTGTATCAAGTATGGTATAAAATCGAAAATGGAAAACACGTCAAGTCGTGGATGTGTAATGTTT GTCAAAAGGTGTTTATTCATCATTATACTTTAATGAGACATTTGACGACACACAAAGATGAAAGGAAGTACCAGTGCATAACCTGTGGTAAAG CATTTAACCAGATGTCGACTCTCTGTCAACACAGAGCAGTCCATTCTACGGAGAGACCTTACATATGCGAAATTTGCAAAAAGACTTTTAACCGCGTTTCTACTTTGATTTCCCATAGAAAAACGCATACCGGTCTCAAACCACACGCGTGTCATTTGTGTACCAAAGCGTTCCACCAGAAAG GAAATTTACGGAATCACATTTTCACTCATACTAATGCCAGACCGCACAAATGCGATATTTGCGAAAAGGGATTtaatcaaatgtcaaatttgatgtGTCACAAAATAAAA GCGCATCAGATAACGGAAAAACCGAAATATATATGTCAAGTGTGCAATAAACGTTATGCCaaacatataattttaaaattgcaCGAACAGTATTGCCACAAGATGATTAGTACATCGATACTATCAACAGAAGACAAACAACA TAATACAAACGCCATTTTTGTTGAACCAATAAACACCGAAGCCATGAGACTTGCCATCGAATCTAACGTTATACCATTCGCTCTTTTTTGTCCTGAAAACGGAGTACCCGTATTGGTAACTGTAGTACCTGCAGGCGAAAAACAAATGTTGCTTCCCGCTTCTGTAGAAGATTTAAAGAGTCTTTGTTCTTTATCGAATAATTGCAAAAACGACAAAACTTCTGTCG AAGGCAAATTACAAGTGAAGATACCTATAGTGGCAACTGTTGTCCAGCAAAACGATTTTGGAGGTAAATTGTCAATATCAGTTGTCAATCCTGGACCCAATCAACTTTTCGGAAATCATTCTGAAATAATATCTTTCAAAGTAGATAATTTCGCCAACGGTTCCACGTTTACAAATTATGACGAAAATACTTTTTCAG TTATGGGTGAAaggtattaa
- the LOC130453039 gene encoding rac GTPase-activating protein 1-like — translation MCDTPFKPYPHKKAKLTNSDSEQSVISDTGSTNSDQGSTGDLTIVACYDELIRLYQQKIEDRDTLHESFYNFAEQTHLLYEEWRKKIAECDRLRTEIDEKNEELNEYNRRLKSARKLLDEETRKRKISDNECAVLKHQIAKFCNSLVKDGRNKLADDTKQQISNLYSGRMSFGDAERLSAIKEVNSTGSILSDFSYSRSEDDLDSSRVSKEWKRQRSDEPEEPTSKKRKSSTKAVEIGNADTVRATTTLTINKDGPITATSIIESIPKSEEDLAPVVPPNLVFESWDQQDKKINFPQIDGTNYRKHYFQQKTVVMPNICMVCEKHIRFGKTGYKCKECKMFCHSECKDMLPTPCVPVINTPTSKKFTGTVADYTPTSPPMVPSLIVHCVNEIEYRGLKELGIYRIPGSEKDVKGLKEKFLTSRIAPNLKEVDIHVICGCIKDFLRSLAEPLITYALWQDFVTAVRAKDPNDVAPALYETISKLPQPNRDTLAFVILHLQKVAQSPDCKMPADNLSKVFGPTIVGYSSNHPEHNKLIEETKYIVNVMSHLLKIPSDFWFNFINVCLTPSTNRLQQTPSTDSLLRPTATKFFTPVTRSEGKFRKKREGKFFGTPPAYK, via the exons ATGTGTGATACTCCATTTAAGCCATATCCTCACAAAAAAGCGAAACTAACAAATTCAGATAGTGAACAAAGTGTAATTTCAGATACAGGTTCAACAAACTCCGATCAAGGCTCAACAGGAGATTTAACTATAGTGGCTTGTTATGATGAACTAATACGGTTATATCAGCAAAAAATCGAAGATAGAGATACTCTGCACGAAAGCTTCTATAATTTTGCAGAACAAACGCATTTACTTTACGAAGAATGGAGGAAAAAGATAGCAGAATGCGATAGACTCCGAACcgaaatagatgaaaaaaacgAGGAATTAAATGAATACAATAGACGTCTTAAAAGTGCCAGAAAATTGTTGGATGAAGAAACtaggaaaagaaaaatttctgataaCGAATGTGCCGTACTTAAGCATCAAATTGCCAAATTTTGTAATTCACTTGTTAAGGATGGAAGAAATAAACTTGCCGACGATACTAAACAACAAATTAGTAATCTTTACTCGG gTAGAATGAGCTTTGGGGATGCAGAACGTCTTAGTGCCATCAAAGAAGTCAATTCTACAGGTTCAATACTCTCTGACTTCAGTTATTCTCGTTCAGAGGATGATTTAGATTCTTCCAGAGTTAGTAAGGAATGGAAACGCCAAAGAAGTGATGAACCAGAAGAACCAACAAGCAAAAAGCGAAA atCTTCAACAAAAGCAGTTGAAATTGGAAATGCGGATACTGTTAGAGCCACTACTACTCTAACTATAAATAAAGATGGCCCCATAACTGCAACTTCAATAATTGAATCTATCCCGAAATCTGAGGAGGACTTGGCGCCTGTAGTTCCTCCTAATTTGGTATTTGAATCATGGGATCAACAAG ataaaaaaataaattttcctcaAATAGATGGTACTAATTAccgaaaacattattttcaacaaaaaactgtCGTGATGCCGAACATATGTATGGTTTGTGAAAAACACATCCGCTTTGGTAAAACTGGTTATAAATGTAAAGAATGCAAAATGTTTTGTCATTCAGAATGTAAGGATATGTTACCGACACCTTGCGTACCTGTCATAAATACACCAACCTCAAAGAAATTCACAGGTACTGTTGCCGATTATACGCCTACAAGTCCTCCAATGGTGCCATCTTTAATTGTACATTGTGTCAATGAAATCGAGTATAGAGGATTGAAAGAATTGGGGATTTATAGGATTCCTGGATCCGAGAAAGATGTTAAAG ggttgaaagaaaaatttttaaccagCAGGATAGCACCTAACCTCAAAGAAGTAGACATCCACGTGATTTGCGGTTGTATAAAAGATTTCCTTCGCTCCCTCGCCGAACCTCTAATTACTTATGCCCTCTGGCAAGATTTCGTTACGGCAGTTAGAGCTAAAGACCCCAACGACGTGGCTCCAGCGTTGTAcgaaacaatttcaaaattacccCAACCAAATAGAGACACCTTAGCGTTTGTGattttacatttacaaaaagTCGCCCAAAGTCCCGATTGTAAAATGCCCGCCGATAATTTGTCCAAAGTTTTTGGTCCAACTATAGTCGGTTATTCTTCTAATCACCCCGAGCACAATAAATTAATCGAAGAAACTAAATATATAGTTAACGTTATGTCTCATCTTCTGAAGATACCTTCCgatttttggtttaattttatCAACGTTTGTCTCACTCCGTCGACCAACAGGCTACAACAAACACCCAGTACGGATTCTTTATTGAGACCGACGGCTACGAAATTTTTCACTCCGGTTACCAGGAGTGAAGGGAAATTTAGGAAAAAGAGAGAGGGGAAGTTTTTCGGAACCCCGCCAgcttataaataa
- the LOC130452359 gene encoding uncharacterized protein LOC130452359 yields the protein MLSFSLLFCVALAISNAKPVSDDLQKMQESHEACLKEIGIEKVDLHKVLESKIPEEVLEKYSFCYGKKFGYIGGDNKIDLIVAKDQFEKIIPGTTEQFMKACIPEGEVTEKKALEIQRCIVNKTKELSKQ from the exons atgttgagttttagtttattattttgtgtTGCTCTGGCTATAAGTAACGCTAag CCTGTTTCAGACGACTTACAAAAGATGCAAGAGAGTCACGAGGCATGCTTGAAAGAAATAGGGATAGAAAAAGTTGATTTGCATAAAGTTTTAGAATCAAAAATACCCGAAGAGGTCCTCGAAAAGTATTCCTTCTGCTACGGTAAAAAATTTGGTTACATCGGGGGAGATAATAAAATTGACCTAATCGTGGCCAAAGACCAATTCGAAAAAATCATACCTGGTACAACAGAACAATTCATGAAGGCGTGCATCCCCGAAGGAGAAGTAACTGAAAAAAAGGCGTTGGAAATACAAAGATGTATAGTTAATAAAACTAAAGAgctttcaaaacaataa